The Vicugna pacos chromosome 2, VicPac4, whole genome shotgun sequence sequence TCCTATtcatttctttacaaattcgATTAGAGGGAGAGATTAGATTAGATTAGCAAGCAAGCTGTATTCTGGGCTATAACTTAAGACAGTCTACTTTCAATTCTGGTTTTCTCATTTATTCCCTGTGTAATCTTGATCAAGCTTCTTCAtttttctgtacctcagttttcctcacttatgaaaataagaataataataaccCCTATTATACACtattgttgggaggattaaatgagataatacttgTAGTATCTGGCAGTTCCTAACACATAGTaagccttaaaaaaacaaaaagaaagaaagaaagagagaaagaaagagagaaagagagagagaaagagagagagagagagagagagagagaaagagagagagaaagagagaaagaaagaaagaaagaaagaaagaaagaaagaaagaaagaaagaaagaaagaaagaaagaaagaaagaaagaaagaaagaaagaaagaaagaaagaaagaaagaaagaaagaaagaaagaaagaaagaaaaagtttgggttttttcctgGTAGAACAAAATTTCCCAGAGGCAAGTTGGTTATTGGTTTGTGTAATTAGAGCTGTCAGAGTTGATCCACAGATCTCCAAAAAGAGTTGTCAAATCATGGCAAATTTAATACAAGAAGCATGACATGTGAGCAGTGTCATTGATGGGGGATTAAGGTAAAAGGTTCTAGGctaatatgaaattaaaaaaaaaaaaagtatgtcacCTCGGTTGTGTTTCCCCTTTCCTTTATGTAATTGTAATTTTCCACTGATCGTGACCTTCACTGACAAGGAAAAACACGGAGCAGTCCTGCCAGACAAAAGTGTTTCCTTTCCTTATTTCTAGGCCGTCATGCAAAGTTTTCTTTGCTGCGGATCCCATCAAAATAGTGCGAGCCCAGCGGCAGTACATGTTTGACGAGAAGGGTGAACAGTACTTGGATTGCATCAACAACGTCGCCCATGGTAATGTACTGTCTTTGTTGTgtcttgaaaaatacattttgggAGTCAGGCGGGCTTGGCACCATTAATACTTGTCTCAGGAATTGCAGTGGCTGCATTATTTGGCTGAACGGGACCCATAGTCCTAGGCAGGGACGAGCTGGAGCGAAATGCGGAGAGGAACAAGAaagatcaacttttttttttttttttcctctttgctacAGAATCTCCCTCACTTCCCAGGCATTTAGAATTGTGACTCATTTGGGGGGCTTTTGTCTTCTAAATTTTAGTGGGACACTGCCACCCAGAAGTGGTCCAGGCTGCCCAGAGACAGATGGAACTGCTCAACACAAATTCTCGGTTCCTCCACGACAACGTTGTCGAGTACGCCAAGCGCCTGTCGGCAACCCTGCCGGACAAACTCTCTGTTTGCTATTTTACAAATTCAGGGTATGTTTCGAGGTTTCCCACCCATCCTCATTCCCACCAACCTCTTCGTCTCCTCTCTCACAcgtcttttctttttgattcctggtacagatattttaaaaggtttCCTGAGAGTTTTGCATTTACTAATGACCCCACGTAGGGGATCTGACCTTTCTGGTTCTCTTGCCCTGGTCCGCCAGCCCGCTGTAGTAAGACACTGACAGCATGTTCCGAGGCTCTCGACACAGACTAAAATAATAGCCTGACGGTTAACAAGTGCACACCACTCAACTGTTAATTGCCTTGGCTTCCTTAATGAAAGATGGGGAAAGCACACCCTTAAGTATCCCTAAAGGACAGATGCTTGGGTTGTAACCACGTGAGAAAACCTGGCTAGTCAAATGGTAAATAGCTAAGGACTGTAGATGAGCCTAGATAGTTCTTTCAAAGCATGAAATGAAGAATTTTAGCAGAGAAAGAACTCTACTAAACAAGCTGTATAACTTTTGTAagatttttaattgatttgttGCCTTAGGCAATTAAATGTATTTTCCCAACACAAACACGAGGGAGGAAGGAGTAAATTTAAGTGAATAGATATGTCACAACTTTTACATTCtgtaaatttaaattattctttatccatatagatacagaatatctatatctatagaaAAGCTCACAGTGCAATGTTGTACGGGGAGGAAAACTGTATATACAGCATAagctcattttaaaatgatacatatgtacatatgtactAAAACTATTAGAGATTCTGCAAATGTTCTATTACATGATTCTGTGgttcacttttctcttttcaatgaaatattttaaaaccaaatttgTAAACAGAAGATCgttcttttttctttgtaaagaaGTAAGATATTTTAGGATCTAATGTGTTGTTCTAAAGCACTCTTGCCTTCAATACATTAAATATCATAGCATTTGACTTTCACTTCTAAAGAACCTATACTGTCAAAGAGAGATTAGCCTTAGAGAACACTGTCACCCAAGACTGGAGGTGATAAAGGCTGGAATAACCTTGAGGTTAAACAGGCGTCAGTCTGAATGCTGGCTCTACCTTTTCTTAGCTGTGAGAACTTATTCTggcaacttaacctctctgaggctgTTTCTTCACCCACAGAAAGGAGATGGCAAAACTTGCCTTACAGTGTAGTTATGAAAGtaaataaaagcagaacacaCAGTGTGATTTCTGATGTACTAAACATTCCACAAATGATTATTTAAACTCTCTTAATCCAGATAGAAAAATTatgatcttcattttataaataaggaactAGCCACGTACTGGGTCAGGATAGCATAGTTTAGTAGCCAGGTTACTGGGCCCTCGTACTCCCATTCCTCCCATTGAGATCAGACTTAGTGCAGGCTTCCTGGGCTCCTCAAAGTTAGTCACCTACCAACGTGGCTGAATTGggctagaatttaaaataagcataatatcctcaaatTTGTATGGAGCTCCCTCTGTGTCTCACTGTTTATTGAAGACATCTAGGGGGCTTAGAAAGATGAAGTGAGATATCTGGGTGGGCAAGATTGAGGGGAAAGAGAGGACCTCAACTTATTTCTTTATCTAGCCCTAAATAATTAGAATCCTCAACTTCGGTAAATagtattttgaaagatttttaaaagagcttATGTCACATTGTCCCTTATCTCTCTACTGTCTTAATAGATCTGAAGCCAATGACTTAGCCTTACGCCTGGCTCGGCAGTTCAGAGGCCACCAAGACGTGATCACTCTTGACCAGTAAGTCTTGGACACAAAGCTTCAAAGCAGGAAGCTCTTTCAGAGATGAAAGTCTGTTGATCCTATCTAACTAATACCATAAGCACATCTGGAGGAGGCTGGGTATATGGCACAAgggtttttattatatattaaggTTTCAAGGCCAGCCCAGGCCTGGAGGACACCCCAAGTATCTGGAGGCTCTTTTGGGTGCTGTGGTCATGGCTTCATGGGCTCTGCATGAAGCAGGTTTTACTTTTAGTTTGAGgcatttcaaatatcttttcacaaTCTATCATCTGTCTtttaactttcttcatgataTCCTTCAACAAAAATCTTCCATTTGATTAAATCAGATTGTTGCCATTTTCATCTCATGGTTTGCATTTTCTAAGTTTTGTTAATATCTCTCTCCTTGACACCCATTCCCAGCCCCCAGATCAGAAACATGCTCTTCCTCATTTTCTTCCACTACTTTTATAATAACTCCTCATATTGAATCCACCTGGAGGCCACTGTGTTACCATTATGCATGGCTGTGTCTCTGAGCTCGCCTGCTATCCCAGtcatttctttgttcttattCCAATGCCATACTAATTTCATTATTATGGCTTTGTAGTGTGTTTTAATTTATAGTAGGGGAAGTCCTCCCTCTTTGCTTTATCTGTTCATGGGCCATTTACAATTTCTTTTCCAGATCTTCCAATTATATACCTCTGGGCAAGACACATAAAAGAGAATATCATAGCCACCTGTATTTTAAGTGAGAGAAAGGAATTTCTTAGCCACTTGATCACCATTCAGTCttcgttttgttttattttgttttgtttttaatagagatagtggggattgaactcagcaTATGCTGAGCATATGCTCTACCGCTGAGATATACCCACCCCTTCAATCTTCCTTCTTTTTGAAAAGACTCCTCCTGTTCCTGACCAACTTGCATTTGCCCAATATGTGCAACTGGACATCTTTTAGAAACCGTCCCAAACAGAAACACAGCCCATTCCATGatataaagttgtttttaaaacttactagAATGTAACTATCAAATACATTTAAAGAATATATAGATAAGTTTCTCATGAAgctatagaaaataatttttttacatttagacAATCTAATTTAGCAGATCTAATACAATCCAAAGAAATTAAGTTTTTTTCCCTGCTGAAAAGTAGCTGTCTATGGGGATACATACTTGGATTTCTATGTGTTTTATTACATGAATCAGGAGAGCTGGACAAATTAATGGCCAGACTTATGAAATATTAGCTTCCATATAGTTAAATCTGGCACCAATGTTGAGATTCTCCCTGGATGACATGCTGTACTATTTTTCATATACCAGAAAAGCATCCTTCTGTGAGTGATTTTggttactgtttttttcttttcagtgcttACCATGGTCACTTATCATCATTAATTGAGATCAGTCCATATAAATTTCGAAAGGGCAAAGACGTCAAGAAGGAATTTGTGCATGTGGTAAGTATCTTGGAATTCAACAATTAGAATGTTAGGACTAGAAGAGTGCCTAATGGTAATCCAGTCCAGTGCTTTCATTGAAATGAAACCATGAAAAGGAACTCAGATCTAGAGCAGTTGTGTGGCGTGCTATAGTCAAAGAGCTAGTTAATGACAGGAGGTGGTTTGAAATTCATCGATGAGTATCATAATGGGCAAATTAGTATAGTCGTAGCAATAGCTGTTATTTACagctatcattttatttttctggccccttgatctttaattattttttctatcacTGAAATCAGGTCAAAATTCAGAGTTGCATCAAGTGTGTGTGACTGTCTTAAAATTAAATTACTCTCTGCTAAATTATTATATAGGTTTATTAAGTAAAGTaaatcataaatgaaataaagaaatcaatcaaATAGTTGAATTAGTAAAACTCATTTGGCTTAATTAAGGATCAGTAGACTTTTTAAAGAGAATTATTAATACTTTCCTCCAAAATTTTAAGATCTGAAATTAGTGCCAAAGCACTCTAGTTTTCTGAATGATTACAGCCTGCTATATAGTTGGTAAGTGTTGGTTTATTTTCAATATAGGATAGTTAGTAGTTCCCATTCattgaaattttcaaataatataatcACACTTGTTTGCATTTGTTCCTTATGTGAATAGGGATGCAGTCTTCACTTATAAGAGTCTAGGAGCAAATCCAAGCTCCTGTTCTTGGGACAAAGATATCAATTCTCACAGAATTCAGAAATGTTAaggaaaaagagcaaaagaaCCTAGAGTCACTTAAATCCCCAGATCATCTTTCTGATACGCTCTTGTGGGGAAGTGCCTTTTTTAAAACGCTCATTTGTCCAAGAGGCAAATCATGAGACGCTGTTACTTTTGATGTCTTCAGGCACCAGCACCAGATATTTACAGAGGGAAATACAGAGAAGACCATGCAGACCCGGCCAGCGCTTATGCAAGTGAAGTGAAGAAAATTATTGATGAGGCTCATAACAGTGGAAGGAAGGTTTGTATTTATAGCTTTGGAAACACTTTAACATCTTATATAAGATGGATTGAAATCATTGTGATCTGTTGGAGAGGTGGAAGACGATTAGATCTCAGCCCCCTTTCTGTTCTTCTCTGGTTACACGCTCACTTGGTTCATATTTCAACAAGTGCCTTGTTACATTCATGCCTCTAAGACCATCTATTTTAATTTATCCTGGAAATGCAATTACTATGCCTGTTCGAGAACTGGTGGTCTAATGCTGACCTTCCCAGTGGGAGGCAGACTCTGGTCCAAAGGGATAggggaaagaattaaaaaagacagaaaattccAACTGAGAGTAGCACGGGGGCTAATACAAGGTGGGAAAGGGAAGAGGCAGAGTGGCCCTGGGGTCTTAGGACCAGTGCAGGCTCCCAGATCCGGGGAGCCCTGACACCTCCCTAGAACTGGTTCAGCTTTCCTGAAGCCATGCAGCCTGGGTAAGCCAAGGCAGGAAAATGCTCTTCCAGCCTGGGCCTGCTTCTAAGACAAACCAGAATCCTCCTAAATAGGAAAAAGAGTTTCCATTTTCTCAGTCTTCACCCTACTGTCTACAGCTTAACGTTAAATATTCAGCCCATTTAGGGGTTACTTACTCAGAGTTTGAATGTGATTTGACACATGCTTTGCCTTTAAACTGGCTTATTGCATCAACATGGCAATAAAAAATCTTAACTGAGATAAAAATGAAGACTTTGTGTTTTCTGATTCAAATATTTCTATCTTAATGACTGGAGAGTCTTTGCATTTCttaactgttcttttttttcctatcccaTTTGTTTTGCATATCTTAATGGACGTAGTTTAGACTAGAACCTTGGTTCTCTTGACCACTTACCTCATACTGTGTCTGTGCTTTCCCTCTTTAATTTAGTGTtacctgttttctattttcttctttctagaaCAAAGTAGTTCTACTGTGAATTGCCTAATTCTGTTAAGTTAAGCCTGGTTCAGGGCAAGAACCAGACATACAGCATAATAATTAAGGTTTGTGGCCACAAGTCACAGTCCTATCTCCTTGGTGCAAATTCTGGGCTCGGGCAGCCCTAATTCAGCATGCTGAGGAAACAGGCACTACAGTAGTAAGTGTAGAACCTGGGTAATTTTTTAGAAGTTCATATCAGAGACTGTTCAAAACATCAGTCTTATTCAGTTGATCCTAATGAACACACtgcatttaaattaattatggaGAAATGGAAGGCGCCGTCTCCACCATTTCTcatggtggtttcattggtacCCTAACATTTCGGAAACTAATGCCTCAGATCAGTTGCTTTTTCAGCACAGacatctgttcttttctttttaatcaaatgGCCAGTTTGCCTCTTGCCACAGGTCCATTCccaaccattttttaaatcacttgctCTCTAAGAAGTCCTCTTTTTTAGGAGGTATGGGAGGGGGACCTAATGGACTTTGACCCCATCTTCTCTTGTATAGATTGCTGCCTTTATTGCTGAATCCATGCAGAGTTGTGGCGGACAAATAATTCCTCCAGCAGGCTACTTCCAGAAAGTGGCAGAGTATGTACTTGACTTGGGCATCCTTGATCAAACTGAAGGCAATGTGACAGTTCTGTAGAGCCATCCTGGTTGTTAAAATATTGAAGTCCTTCCAGACAGGCTGGTAAATAGCCACTTTGGAGTGCCTGCCCCCCAGGACTCCTGGaacccctcctccttcccaagaTCCAGCAAGTAAAGGGTTTGCACATGGTCCAGCAGAGGGGCCTCCAGGACTCTGCTCCACTACACACATGGCATCTCTCTGATTGGTTGGTGTCCAAGCCTTACTAATTAGTGAAAATCTGAAGATTAACCCTGCTAAACACTACTTCTTGTtcacttctttctcttcccacttGAAATACTGCAGTAGAGCTTATTTAAGCAGCACAAACCCAAACAATGTTGAATATATTCTATTCATTTCTAATCTAGAAATGAAGTGATTGTATTGCAAAGTCAGTGGCATCACGTAGATGTCATTGGGGATCTGAACACTGAAATGTGTTTGTAACAAAGATTACGGACTTCAGGTGAACAGCATTTTTTTAAGTCCTCAATAATCTGTATCTCTATGGGAGGGTTTGGGGACTCTCAGGAGCCTGAAGGCATTAGACTGCCATTTTGCTTTTCAGATATGTACACGGAGCAGGAGGTGTGTTTATAGCGGATGAAGTTCAGGTAGGCTTTGGCCGAGTTGGGAGACATTTCTGGAGCTTCCAGATGCTTGGTGAAGACTTTGTTCCAGACATCGTCACAATGGGAAAACCCATGGGCAATGGCCACCCAATGGCATGTGTGGTAACAACCAAAGAAATCGCAGAAGCCTTCAGCAACTCTGGGATGGAGTATTTCAATACGGTAAATTTGGGCCTCCTACTTTAATGCTGAGATGGAAAAATAATGTGTGTTCTTCTTGCCAATGTAGTAAAGAATAAATCTCACTATTGCCAGGTAACCACCCTAAGACCCTAGCCAAATGTTGATTCTAGCCATATTTCATTCTATCTGGCACAATTCTTGTACTTTCCCTTGTGTATCTTTCCTGTTCCTATTCATTGTTCCAATGATAGATGGCTGCCCTGCTAAACTCTGGAGGTTAGGATATTTCATTAACAGATGATatgatcttttttgttttgtatcaCATTTAAATTCCCAAAACCCTTCTAAAGTGTTTAGATGATTCAATACTATAAATGTTACATGACTGTCATAGGAGATACTAAATTTCTATCTTtgggaaattttatttccttggttTTACCCACAAAAGTTATAAGCCTTAAGCTTGGAAAGATTATTATCGTTTTTGCAGTATGTAGACTAGGACTTGTAACAGCTAAAAGTAAGATTCAAATCTAAggacataaattatttggagaaaATGTCATTGCTTAACTTTTTTCACACAGCTATTCAAGGGCTGAAACCCATATCCCCCTAACTAAACCACACTCTGAAATCCTTAATTCCCAACACAATGTCTGGTTTTGGTTTGGATGAACTAATAAATTCCCCAATAGTCCCTCAtaccagttatgcatatatatattatatataatttgttatatatatatatcaagttatatatatataatttgaaattatattctCAATCCTAAATGAATAGAATCACGCTATATTCTAAATCTAAGGAACTAATAGCTTAGTGCCCTTAACAAgggaaaattttattaaaattatatctttatttatGTATAAGCCAAATTTCTCATAAATGAAGCAATACCACTAATTTAACTattatgttttctcatttaactTTTTTCTGCAGTATGGAGGAAATCCAGTATCTTCTGCTGTTGGTTTGGCCGTCCTGGATGTAATTGAAAATGAAGACCTTCAAGGAAACGCCACAAGAGTAGGGAATTATCTTACTGAGTTACTGAATAAACAGAAGGCCAAGCACACTTTGATAGGAGATGTCAGGTAGATTTACCATGGAGTTGTCGTGTAGTCATTTGTCCAAACGAAAATTGATTATATTTTATCTTataaactgaatgtagaaaacactgaaaagcaaaaaacaacCCTCATCTTTAATCCAGAACCCAGGTATCTATATCTAACCCACCATTAAATTTGGGTATATATCTTTCCTGACTTTtatacttttttgaaaaaataaagctggGATAATCTCAGCAGCTAAAGGATGAAAAGAAGGAACTTAAAGTAACTCTAAATGAtctatgaaaaattatttaaaacgaCATCTAAGAAAACTCGGTATTTTTCATATAAGTATACATATAGACATTAGAGATTTATCATCATGAGTGTCCTGAGATGCTAAATAACATGACAATGTTGTTTTTAAGCcttttccttttataattaactggagaaaaaaatggaTGGAAAAACTAGCTTGATTCAAAAACTATAGGAAGTCCTGTGGACACTGGATTGGTACCTTGGATTAATTAGAATCAGTAACAATTACGCTTTAAAGAGAATCACATTCAGCTTCAAATCAAACTGAAGTTTGAGGACAGTGCAGTGCTTGATAGAGTGTGTCAAGTTTCCTTTCTTTACCTCCCTCAGGGGTGTTGGACTTTTTATCGGAATTGACTTAGTGAAGGACCACCAGAAAAGGACCCCCGCCACAGCCGAAGCTCAACACATCATCTACAAGTAAATGCACCCCTCACCCGTTTGGTATCTCATTTGGTATCTCGGCTTGAAAGATGCCCACCCACTTGAAtgcttcttttatttcctctcaTCTCCCCAAATAAGGAAAGTTTAAAAAGTCTGAGCAATTTGTAAATGTGGGCTTCTTGCATGCAAACACTAAACTGCTCTGCTGTTCACATCCTTCTGAAATAACTTTAATTATCACTTGTATGCACATGTTCCTGTGCTAATTAGGATGAAAGAAAAGCGAGTGCTTCTCAGTGCTGACGGACCTCATAGAAACGTGCTTAAAATAAAACCACCTATGTGCTTCACTGAAGAAGATGCCAAGTTTATGGTGGACCATCTTGATGGAATTCTAACAGGTCTGTCCAGAGATCTTTAAAGTAGAAGCTCCCCCGCCCCCTGCTGCCCAACCCTTACCCTGGTCGTGCACGACAGTGTGTTTTGCTATTCGTGGCAGAAATGAAGGAGGGTGGAAATGAATGTGTACGTTTATATTATTacgtattttcactttttaaaaaaacctgccTGTCTTTATTGTGCTCTGCACCACAAATGCTGGCAGTGTAGTCCTTCAGCTTTGTATcatgaaaatatatgaaacattattaataaaaattattggcTGTGGGTTAACAGTTATTTGCTTTATGCTGAATCATTTGACTTTGTGTATATTTCACTTAttacaatttaatttttgaagACTTTTGTTTGTCATTCAGAATTATAGCCTGTCATAGGAATTTATCTTTTGTTTACTTACATTAAATGATTAggttaatttgtttttctgttatgaGCATAAATTGAGATTAGAAAGTAAAGGTAGCAATGTTTGTAAAACCATATTGAAAAAACATAAAGCTCTGTCAAATGTTAGAGTATTTTTGATGTTGCTTTAGTTATGTTTTTAAGATCCTACTTCTCTGCTCCTCTTCAGCCTCTTAGGGTTAGGAAAAGGCTGATAAGCCAGGAATCTGTACAGCATACAACATAGATCATTAATATTTGGAAACTTGAGAGTCAGCCCCAAGTTATTAGCAGTACCATCACTGTCTTTGGACCAAGAATACGCTCACACCCTAACCTGGCCAGTGTTCCTCACACACCTGTGTTTCCTCCGGTCCTGTGAAAGGCCAGGCGGAAGAGAGTATGGGTTGGTGCAAATCTGTCACTATTACTTAAAAATCATCTCAGAGCTTGAGCATTTTTAATGGTGGggctgaataatttttttttgaataaagtgAGTGAAGCAGAGCTAACACAGCTTCAGCAATGATGAAATGCTACGATGAAATGCTACATTGAAAGTCTAAGGGAAggcagtatagctcagtgatagagtgtgtgcttagcatgtgtgaggtcctggattcaatctgcagtacctccagtttaaaaaaaaaaaaagccatctctaccattcatttttcaactttaaaaaatgtaattcaattaagaattttttttaagtttaaaagcaGCTATTTTAATAGtgacatttttaaaacacaggtacctctctattctgtttttaataataa is a genomic window containing:
- the ETNPPL gene encoding ethanolamine-phosphate phospho-lyase, producing the protein MCELYSKQDTLALRRKHIGPSCKVFFAADPIKIVRAQRQYMFDEKGEQYLDCINNVAHVGHCHPEVVQAAQRQMELLNTNSRFLHDNVVEYAKRLSATLPDKLSVCYFTNSGSEANDLALRLARQFRGHQDVITLDHAYHGHLSSLIEISPYKFRKGKDVKKEFVHVAPAPDIYRGKYREDHADPASAYASEVKKIIDEAHNSGRKIAAFIAESMQSCGGQIIPPAGYFQKVAEYVHGAGGVFIADEVQVGFGRVGRHFWSFQMLGEDFVPDIVTMGKPMGNGHPMACVVTTKEIAEAFSNSGMEYFNTYGGNPVSSAVGLAVLDVIENEDLQGNATRVGNYLTELLNKQKAKHTLIGDVRGVGLFIGIDLVKDHQKRTPATAEAQHIIYKMKEKRVLLSADGPHRNVLKIKPPMCFTEEDAKFMVDHLDGILTGLEEAIGDKTESVITENIPCRAKMSDEAHLESLSDGILDPKENPSSKRNGLCTDKHSLLSKRLKT